The Longimicrobiales bacterium genome includes a window with the following:
- a CDS encoding alpha-ketoacid dehydrogenase subunit beta produces the protein MSATEVMTGPKPEHVRNTELGKPVTMLEAIREALWEEMERDPTVFLIGEDIGAYGGAFKVTEGFIDHFGEKRVIDTPISEAGFTGAAAGAAHMGMRPVVEMQFMDFVSCAYEPLTNYIATSRWRGSGPVPMVVRGPVGGGVRGGPFHSQNPEMAFFHTPGLKIVYPCTARDAKGLMKAAIRDDDPVLFFEHKKLYRAPFLREVLEPESEPIPLGKARLHREGKDLTIVTYGNMVHESAKAAEQLHEEIGLDVEILDLRTLLPLDEEAVIESVKRTNRVLLVHEDTRTGGIAGELAMRISEKAFEWLDAPILRVTAIDTPVPYSPPLEDYYLPQIADITAAAKYLARY, from the coding sequence GTGAGTGCGACTGAAGTCATGACGGGTCCGAAGCCGGAGCATGTGCGGAACACCGAGCTCGGCAAGCCCGTCACCATGCTGGAAGCGATCCGCGAAGCGCTGTGGGAGGAGATGGAGCGCGACCCCACGGTGTTTCTCATCGGTGAGGACATCGGGGCGTATGGCGGCGCGTTCAAGGTCACGGAAGGCTTCATCGACCATTTCGGCGAGAAGCGCGTCATCGACACACCGATCAGCGAGGCCGGCTTCACCGGCGCGGCGGCAGGCGCGGCCCACATGGGGATGCGGCCCGTCGTCGAGATGCAGTTCATGGACTTCGTGTCGTGTGCATACGAGCCGCTGACGAACTACATCGCGACGTCACGCTGGCGCGGCAGCGGCCCGGTGCCGATGGTCGTGCGCGGACCCGTGGGCGGCGGTGTGCGCGGCGGGCCGTTCCACTCGCAGAACCCGGAGATGGCGTTCTTCCACACGCCGGGTCTGAAGATCGTGTATCCGTGCACGGCACGTGACGCGAAGGGCCTGATGAAGGCGGCGATCCGCGACGATGATCCGGTGCTGTTCTTCGAGCACAAGAAGCTGTATCGCGCACCGTTCCTGCGTGAGGTGCTGGAGCCGGAGTCCGAGCCGATCCCGCTCGGCAAGGCGCGGCTGCACCGGGAGGGGAAGGATCTCACGATCGTGACGTATGGCAACATGGTGCACGAGAGCGCGAAGGCGGCCGAGCAGCTGCACGAGGAGATCGGGCTCGATGTCGAGATTCTCGACCTGCGCACACTGCTGCCGCTCGACGAGGAAGCGGTCATCGAATCGGTGAAGAGGACGAATCGCGTGCTGCTCGTTCACGAGGACACGCGCACCGGCGGTATCGCCGGTGAGCTGGCCATGCGGATCAGCGAGAAGGCCTTCGAGTGGCTCGATGCACCGATACTGCGCGTCACGGCCATCGACACGCCCGTGCCGTACTCGCCGCCGCTGGAGGACTATTACCTGCCGCAGATCGCCGACATTACTGCCGCGGCAAAGTACCTGGCCAGGTATTAG
- a CDS encoding dihydrolipoamide acetyltransferase family protein, producing MARIEVPMPQMGESIAEGTVSKWLKQVGDEVGRDEPLLEISTDKVDAEIPSPAAGTLAEIVVQDGQTVEVGTIVAILETEKGAAAAKPAAAPAAPDAEAEKAEAAAPKEEAAPAAAGVKSAAPAAATAKSAAPAAAPADGRDESAEDRLRRKSTPLVRRIAAEHDVDIADIEGTGHAGRVTKQDIMSFIEKGGKPAAKPAAAGAAKQPEKAAATGGPSVTADSFWETFYGQVRHPEFPVRDNDDVEPMDRIRRLTADHMVRAKRIAAHVHSFIEIDFTQIDRVRAASKQKWQQAGVKVSYTGFVAWAVARVLPEFPMVNSTVSGDNIIYRGDINIGIAVDLNPGLIVPVVKNADELNLVGISKRINDVAERARSKKLKPDEIQGATFSITNPGVLGTMVGMPVIPEGTAAILGTGAIEKRPVVIEADGTDVIAIRKRSLFSIGYDHRIVDGADAARFLWRLKETLEDFPEDA from the coding sequence ATGGCGCGAATCGAAGTTCCGATGCCCCAGATGGGCGAGTCGATCGCCGAGGGCACCGTCTCGAAGTGGCTGAAGCAGGTCGGCGACGAGGTGGGTCGCGACGAGCCGCTTCTCGAGATCTCCACGGACAAGGTCGACGCCGAGATCCCGTCACCTGCGGCCGGCACGCTCGCGGAAATCGTCGTGCAGGATGGACAGACGGTCGAGGTCGGTACGATCGTGGCCATCCTGGAGACGGAGAAGGGAGCCGCAGCCGCGAAGCCCGCGGCCGCCCCCGCCGCGCCGGATGCTGAAGCCGAAAAGGCGGAGGCTGCGGCCCCGAAGGAAGAGGCGGCGCCTGCCGCCGCCGGCGTGAAGAGCGCGGCTCCTGCCGCCGCCACCGCGAAGAGCGCGGCTCCCGCAGCGGCGCCTGCCGATGGCCGCGACGAGAGCGCGGAAGACCGGCTGCGCCGCAAGTCGACGCCCCTCGTGCGCCGGATCGCCGCCGAGCACGATGTCGACATCGCCGACATCGAGGGTACGGGCCACGCCGGCCGGGTGACCAAGCAGGACATCATGTCCTTCATCGAGAAGGGCGGGAAGCCGGCCGCGAAGCCCGCTGCGGCGGGTGCCGCGAAGCAGCCGGAGAAGGCAGCGGCAACGGGCGGGCCGTCAGTCACGGCCGACTCGTTCTGGGAGACATTCTACGGTCAGGTGCGTCATCCGGAGTTCCCCGTGCGCGACAACGATGATGTCGAGCCGATGGACCGGATCCGCCGTCTGACGGCCGACCACATGGTGCGCGCGAAGCGCATTGCGGCGCACGTGCACTCGTTCATCGAGATCGACTTCACGCAGATCGACCGTGTGCGAGCCGCCAGCAAGCAGAAGTGGCAGCAGGCGGGCGTGAAAGTGAGCTACACCGGCTTCGTCGCATGGGCTGTGGCGCGCGTGCTGCCCGAGTTCCCGATGGTGAACTCGACCGTATCGGGTGACAACATCATCTACCGCGGCGACATCAACATCGGCATTGCGGTCGATCTGAATCCCGGCCTGATCGTGCCCGTCGTCAAGAACGCCGACGAGCTGAACCTGGTCGGCATCAGCAAGCGCATCAACGACGTCGCCGAACGCGCCCGCTCGAAGAAGCTCAAGCCCGATGAGATCCAGGGCGCAACGTTCTCCATTACCAACCCGGGTGTGCTCGGGACCATGGTCGGCATGCCGGTCATCCCCGAGGGCACGGCCGCCATCCTCGGTACCGGCGCCATCGAGAAGCGCCCGGTGGTCATCGAGGCGGACGGCACGGACGTCATCGCGATCCGGAAGCGCTCGCTCTTCTCGATCGGTTACGACCACCGCATCGTGGATGGCGCCGATGCAGCACGCTTCCTCTGGCGTCTCAAGGAGACGCTCGAGGACTTCCCTGAAGACGCCTGA